CGGCATGCTGTTTGAGCGTATCCTTTGCGGTGCGAATGCCGCGCGGGTCAATCCCCGTGAGCGGTTCGTCGAGTAAGATGGCCTTCGGATCGTGCAGGTAAGCGAGGCACAGCGACAGCCGTTGCTTCATACCCCGCGACAACTCCGACGTAAGCGTGTTGCGCAAGTCCGCCAACTCGAACTGTTCCAGGAGCGCCTCGGCCTTGGGTTTGTAGTCTTTCACGTCGTACGCAGCGGCGATATACCGGAAGTGCTCCCAAACCGTGAGCAAATCGAACAGCATCGGCTCATCGGGCACAAACGCCAGCAGCTTCTTTGCCTGAATAGGCTGGCGAATGACGTCGAAACCGCCAATCGTCATCTCCTCATGTGTACCGGGGAGGATACCCGACAAGACCTGAAGCGTAGTCGTCTTGCCCGCCCCGTTTGGACCGACCAAACCGAGCACCTGCCCCGGCTCGACGGCAAAGGATAGTCCAGAGACCGCGACCTTCTTTCCGTAGGATTTGTACAATTCCCGCACGCAAATCACGATGTACCCTCCTGATCTCCAAGCATTTCCCACTCTATTCGATGCAGACAATGCCACATTGGATTACCCCGGCATGTCCGAAGAGAAATCGAAGTTATTGAATGCACCGGCGGTAATCGGCACGAGCACGGCCACGGATATCCAAAGCCCAATCGCTGCGCCGACTTGAGCGGCCCACCACGACTGCGCAAATACGACCCACGCAATTGCGCCAAACACAAACCCGACGACCAGACAAGCCAGAATGATCGCGCATACGACCAAGAAGGAAATCATCTGTTTTCCGGCAGCCACAATATCACCGGAATTGCCGAAGTTGACCCGCGCGGGAAGCAGTAGAAAGCCAAGATTGTGCGCCAGCGCAAACGCAGCGTTGAATGGGAGAGCAACGAGGAGCGTTGAAGCCCAGAACAGCGGCTTCTCAAAACCGGCAACCACCACAAGAGACATCGCCACGTGTATGTACGTAAGCTGAAGCACCGGCGCTACAGATTCGCCAAGAACAACTGCCGTAGCTGGCATCGGCAGTGCTTTGAGCACTTCCATGAACTCGAGATCGCCGCGGAAATTCCGTTGGATCAGATTCGAAATCAGCAGAGTGACATAAGCCATCACTCCGACAAAGACTGCAATACCGATATTGCCCGCTTCGCCCAGTCCCGATACGTTGATTCCGACACCAGCAACAATAGAAAGCACGGGAAGCACGGCCAGAGTGGTTGGCATCGATCGCATGGTTCCAGTGGTCTGGCGCCATGCAATCGCCCCGGCCCCCTTTAGATGCGGAAAGTCGGGAAGGGTCCATATACGTCCCAACTGCTTTGCCTTGGGGGCGAAGAATTGCCCTCTGCGCACTTGTTGCAGCCGGGCATACCTGCGTTGCGCGGACGCCAACTCCGATTCCATGTAGTCGGCATCGAATACAATGATGGATATGACAATTCCAAGGTTGATGGAACCGGCCAGAACCAGCCAATAGAGCGTATCCGGAA
This portion of the Candidatus Hydrogenedentota bacterium genome encodes:
- a CDS encoding ABC transporter ATP-binding protein, producing MICVRELYKSYGKKVAVSGLSFAVEPGQVLGLVGPNGAGKTTTLQVLSGILPGTHEEMTIGGFDVIRQPIQAKKLLAFVPDEPMLFDLLTVWEHFRYIAAAYDVKDYKPKAEALLEQFELADLRNTLTSELSRGMKQRLSLCLAYLHDPKAILLDEPLTGIDPRGIRTAKDTLKQHAANGAAIILSSHLLDIVEDVCTHLLILQEGQSVFFGSLDEAREKYKTFDGEASLEDAFLRATSENGIPQQGK
- a CDS encoding putative ABC exporter domain-containing protein, with product PDTLYWLVLAGSINLGIVISIIVFDADYMESELASAQRRYARLQQVRRGQFFAPKAKQLGRIWTLPDFPHLKGAGAIAWRQTTGTMRSMPTTLAVLPVLSIVAGVGINVSGLGEAGNIGIAVFVGVMAYVTLLISNLIQRNFRGDLEFMEVLKALPMPATAVVLGESVAPVLQLTYIHVAMSLVVVAGFEKPLFWASTLLVALPFNAAFALAHNLGFLLLPARVNFGNSGDIVAAGKQMISFLVVCAIILACLVVGFVFGAIAWVVFAQSWWAAQVGAAIGLWISVAVLVPITAGAFNNFDFSSDMPG